A single genomic interval of Spinacia oleracea cultivar Varoflay chromosome 6, BTI_SOV_V1, whole genome shotgun sequence harbors:
- the LOC130463201 gene encoding uncharacterized mitochondrial protein AtMg00810-like gives MGTVRCIIALAASMRWDIYQLDVNNAFLHGDLHEEVYMRMPEGIPNPDNKVCRLKKSLYGLKQASRQWFAKLHGELQYQGFIKSKKDYSLFIKKHDDHITIAAIYVDDILLTGNHLPTIITLKAHLDAVFNIKDLGIMHFFLGIEVGYLPDGVVLTQKKFTKSLLSDCGFDLHKSAATSLSINTKLYAEEGALYDAPEHYRTLVGKLKFLTHTRPDLCFAVQLLSQFMHMPRVPHVTALHHVLRYVAHTAGQGIVLHAADSLTLQAFSDSDWAACPNTRKSITGYVLLFGNSPISWKSKKQSTVSKSSSEAEYRAMAAAASEITWLSAIYIGKNPVFHERTKHIEIDCHFTRDKVLEGLIQLTYLPTHSQLADVFTKALPSPQFSDLLSKLGSPQHTYTFSHMIITLVTTSADVAMQQLGC, from the exons ATGGGCACTGTGAGGTGTATCATTGCACTTGCAGCCAGCATGAGATGGGACATATACCAACTAGATGTGAATAATGCCTTTCTTCATGGTGATCTCCATGAAGAAGTTTACATGAGAATGCCTGAGGGTATTCCTAATCCAGATAACAAGGTCTGCAGATTAAAGAAGTCATTGTATGGCCTCAAACAGGCATCTAGACAATGGTTTGCAAAGCTACATGGAGAATTGCAGTATCAAGGGTTCATTAAGTCTAAGAAAGATTACTCTTTGTTCATTAAGAAGCATGATGATCACATAACCATAGCTGCtatctatgttgatgatatctTGCTGACAGGCAATCATCTTCCTACTATCATCACACTTAAAGCTCACTTGGATGCAGTGTTTAACATCAAGGATCTAGGCATTATGCACTTCTTTCTTGGTATAGAAGTTGGCTATTTACCTGATGGAGTGGTCCTCACACAGAAGAAATTTACTAAGTCTTTGTTATCTGATTGTGGTTTTGACTTACACAAATCAGCTGCTACTTCTCTTTCTATCAACACCAAGTTGTATGCAGAAGAAGGAGCTCTTTATGATGCACCTGAACATTATAGAACACTGGTTGGGAAGCTTAAATTTCTTACTCACACCAGACCAGACTTATGCTTTGCAGTTCAGCTATTAAGTCAGTTTATGCACATGCCTAGAGTTCCTCATGTTACTGCTTTGCATCATGTTCTTCGATATGTGGCACACACTGCAGGACAAGGGATTGTTCTTCATGCTGCAGATTCTCTCACTTTGCAGGCTTTTTCTGATAGTGATTGGGCAGCTTGCCCTAACACCAGAAAATCCATCACAGGTTATGTTTTGCTGTTTGGTAACTCTCCTATTTCTTGGAAATCTAAGAAGCAATCTACTGTTTCTAAGAGTTCTTCTGAAGCTGAATACAGAGCAATGGCTGCAGCAGCCTCTGAGATCACTTGGCTA TCAGCCATCTACATTGGCAAGAATCCAGTTTTCCATGAGCGTACAAAACACATTGAAATTGACTGTCACTTCACCAGGGACAAGGTTTTAGAAGGCCTTATCCAACTAACTTATTTGCCTACTCACTCTCAACTTGCTGATGTGTTCACTAAAGCTTTGCCCTCTCCACAGTTTTCAGACTTGCTCTCCAAGCTAG GCTCACCACAACATACATACACCTTCTCACACATGATAATCACCCTTGTAACTACTTCAGCTGACGTGGCAATGCAGCAGCTTGGTTGTTAG